The Candidatus Microthrix subdominans genome includes a region encoding these proteins:
- the carB gene encoding carbamoyl-phosphate synthase large subunit — translation MPPHTLRHSGALEHQRNPPSRRPRPLRLLAGAVGLCVAATLALGACGNTDTDGLTGDAAAGRDIARDRGCTQCHSASGDDNARGPSWAGLAGSEVTLEDGSTVTADREYLERAITDPSSEIVDGFKPIMPMVPLDDAQLDQVIAYIEALGDAPRPRIERPRPPYRTPGRRLLTCSFRWPPPLSPPRRRAPPAASKPTPGASMPRRDDLESILLIGSGPIVIGQACEFDYSGTQACRVLREEGYRVILANSNPATIMTDPDFADATYVEPLDVEVLTAILERERPDAVLATLGGQTALNLAMELHEAGTLDRLGIELIGANAESIATAEDRSQFKDAMIEIGLSVPDSGIAHNMAEAEAVAAELGLPAIIRPAYILGGRGTGIASTPEEFTRLAQRGLEASPISEILIEQSILGWKEFELEVMRDGADNCVIVCSIENFDPMGVHTGDSITVAPAQTLSDVEYQTMRDAAFACIRRVGVETGGSNVQFAVNPANGDLVVIEMNPRVSRSSALASKATGFPIAKIAARLAVGYTLDEIPNDITEKTPACFEPVIDYVVTKVPRWNFEKFPGVPEVLGTQMQAVGEVMSIGRTFPESLQKSLRSLESGHFGLGADPTEVALAEVDDDELAGRVVVATPDRIFEVGEALRRGWGVERVAELTAIDPWFLDEMSTIYEERETIQAATPDTLSRAGWRRAKRLGFADAQLAHLWGAEEATVRTARLAAGVVPTYKTVDTCAAEFEADTPYHYSTWEDETEVQPSDTPRVLILGSGPNRIGQGIEFDYCCVHASFALRDAGYDTVMVNCNPETVSTDYDTSSRLYFEPLTLEDVQSVIDAESEAGPVAGVIVSLGGQTPLKLAGDLPEELILGTSPASIDLAEDRNRWGALCARLEIPQPPGGTATTLEGAREVTERIGYPALVRPSYVLGGRAMEIVYDDDDLARAWSALALEGSLGREGGLSADRPVLVDRFLEDATEVDVDAIRDASGEVLIGGIMEHVEEAGVHSGDSACVIPPVTLGAGVIDVLGDATRRIAEALDVKGLINVQFAVKRAGIHPDAAQVFVIEANPRASRTVPFVAKATGRPLVKIAARVMAGATLGELRTEGLLGEVSSGDHTAVKEAVLPFNRFPEADPLPGPEMRSTGEVMGIDLTPGLAFAKAQLAAGDRLPEGGCVFLSLADRDKVAGLEVARGLIGLGFELMATGGTATALADAGIAVTGTITKVADADSGTEGATAPELIADGEIGLVINTPRGRGPRADGHEIREAAGRHNVPLMTTISAASAAVRGMSDRRAHPMAVRTLQEYQAGVDRSSAADHRADEPGAASDQRG, via the coding sequence ATGCCCCCTCACACACTCCGCCATTCCGGTGCTCTCGAACACCAGAGGAACCCTCCTTCACGGCGCCCTCGTCCCCTGCGACTCCTGGCCGGAGCGGTTGGGCTGTGCGTTGCGGCGACCCTCGCACTCGGGGCGTGCGGCAACACCGACACCGACGGCCTCACCGGCGACGCCGCCGCGGGCCGCGACATCGCTCGCGATCGGGGCTGCACGCAGTGTCATTCGGCCTCAGGGGACGACAACGCCCGCGGGCCCAGCTGGGCGGGGCTGGCCGGGTCCGAGGTGACCTTGGAGGACGGCAGCACCGTGACCGCCGACCGCGAGTACCTCGAGCGGGCGATCACCGATCCGTCGAGCGAGATCGTCGACGGGTTCAAGCCAATCATGCCCATGGTGCCACTCGACGACGCCCAGCTCGACCAGGTGATCGCCTACATCGAGGCGTTGGGCGACGCGCCTCGACCAAGGATTGAGCGGCCCCGACCCCCATATCGGACGCCCGGCCGTCGGCTGCTAACTTGCTCCTTTCGATGGCCTCCCCCCCTGTCCCCACCGCGCCGCCGTGCGCCCCCCGCCGCCTCGAAACCCACGCCGGGAGCCAGCATGCCGCGTCGTGACGACCTCGAATCGATTCTGCTGATCGGGTCCGGCCCGATCGTGATCGGCCAGGCCTGCGAGTTCGACTACTCGGGCACCCAGGCCTGCCGCGTGTTGCGCGAGGAGGGCTACCGGGTGATCCTGGCCAACTCCAACCCGGCCACGATCATGACCGACCCGGACTTCGCCGATGCGACCTACGTCGAGCCCCTCGACGTCGAGGTGCTGACCGCCATCCTCGAACGGGAGCGGCCCGACGCCGTGCTCGCCACGCTGGGCGGCCAGACCGCCCTCAACCTGGCGATGGAACTGCACGAGGCGGGCACCCTCGATCGCCTCGGCATCGAGCTGATCGGCGCCAACGCCGAGTCGATCGCCACCGCCGAGGACCGCTCGCAGTTCAAGGACGCGATGATCGAGATCGGCCTGTCCGTGCCCGACTCCGGCATCGCCCACAACATGGCCGAGGCCGAGGCGGTCGCCGCCGAGCTGGGGCTGCCCGCCATCATCCGACCGGCCTACATCCTGGGCGGGCGGGGCACCGGCATCGCCTCGACGCCCGAGGAGTTCACCCGCCTGGCCCAGCGCGGCCTGGAGGCCAGCCCGATCTCGGAGATCCTGATCGAGCAGTCGATCCTCGGCTGGAAGGAGTTCGAGCTGGAGGTGATGCGAGACGGCGCCGACAACTGCGTGATCGTCTGCTCGATCGAGAATTTCGACCCGATGGGCGTGCACACCGGGGACTCGATCACCGTCGCCCCGGCCCAGACCCTCTCCGACGTCGAGTACCAGACGATGCGCGACGCCGCATTCGCCTGCATCCGGCGGGTCGGGGTGGAGACCGGCGGGTCCAACGTACAGTTTGCGGTCAACCCGGCCAACGGTGACCTGGTCGTCATCGAGATGAACCCCCGGGTCAGCCGGTCCTCGGCGCTGGCCAGCAAGGCGACCGGGTTCCCGATCGCCAAGATCGCCGCCCGGCTGGCGGTTGGCTACACGCTGGACGAGATCCCCAACGACATCACCGAGAAGACCCCGGCCTGCTTCGAGCCGGTGATCGACTACGTCGTCACCAAGGTGCCGCGCTGGAACTTCGAAAAGTTCCCCGGCGTCCCCGAGGTCCTCGGCACCCAGATGCAGGCGGTGGGCGAGGTGATGTCGATCGGGCGCACCTTCCCCGAGTCTCTGCAAAAATCGTTGCGTTCGCTCGAGAGCGGCCACTTCGGCCTGGGCGCCGACCCGACCGAGGTGGCGCTGGCCGAGGTGGACGACGACGAGCTGGCCGGGCGGGTGGTCGTTGCCACCCCGGATCGCATCTTTGAGGTGGGCGAGGCCCTGCGGCGCGGCTGGGGGGTCGAGCGGGTGGCCGAGCTCACGGCGATCGACCCGTGGTTCCTCGACGAGATGTCGACGATCTACGAGGAGCGCGAGACGATCCAAGCGGCCACGCCCGACACGCTGAGCCGCGCCGGATGGCGGCGGGCCAAGCGGCTGGGCTTTGCCGACGCCCAGCTCGCCCACCTGTGGGGGGCGGAGGAGGCGACGGTGCGCACCGCCCGCCTGGCGGCCGGCGTCGTGCCCACCTACAAGACGGTCGACACCTGCGCCGCCGAGTTCGAGGCGGACACGCCCTATCACTACAGCACGTGGGAGGACGAGACCGAGGTGCAACCCTCGGACACCCCGCGGGTGCTGATCCTCGGGTCGGGGCCCAACCGAATCGGGCAGGGCATCGAGTTCGACTACTGCTGCGTGCACGCCAGCTTCGCCCTGCGCGACGCCGGGTACGACACGGTGATGGTCAACTGCAACCCGGAGACCGTGTCCACCGACTACGACACGTCCAGCCGGTTGTACTTCGAGCCCCTCACGCTCGAGGACGTGCAGTCGGTGATCGACGCCGAGTCCGAGGCCGGCCCGGTCGCCGGCGTGATCGTGTCGCTCGGCGGGCAGACCCCGCTGAAGCTGGCGGGCGACCTACCCGAGGAATTGATCCTCGGCACCTCGCCGGCCTCGATCGACCTGGCCGAGGACCGCAACCGTTGGGGCGCGCTGTGCGCCCGGCTCGAGATCCCCCAGCCCCCCGGCGGCACCGCCACCACCCTCGAAGGCGCCCGTGAGGTGACCGAGCGGATCGGCTATCCGGCGCTGGTCCGGCCGAGCTACGTGCTCGGTGGCCGGGCGATGGAGATCGTCTACGACGACGACGATCTGGCCCGCGCCTGGTCCGCCCTCGCCCTCGAAGGCTCGCTGGGCCGGGAGGGCGGGCTGTCCGCCGACCGACCCGTGCTGGTCGACCGGTTCCTCGAGGACGCCACCGAGGTGGACGTCGACGCCATCCGCGACGCCTCCGGCGAGGTGCTGATCGGCGGCATCATGGAACACGTCGAGGAGGCCGGGGTGCACTCGGGCGACTCGGCCTGTGTCATCCCGCCGGTCACGCTGGGTGCCGGCGTCATCGACGTGCTGGGCGACGCCACCCGCCGCATCGCCGAGGCGCTCGACGTCAAGGGGCTGATCAACGTCCAGTTCGCCGTCAAGCGGGCCGGCATCCACCCCGACGCCGCCCAGGTGTTCGTCATCGAGGCCAACCCACGCGCCAGCCGCACCGTGCCGTTCGTCGCCAAGGCGACCGGGCGCCCGCTGGTGAAGATCGCCGCCCGGGTGATGGCCGGCGCAACGCTTGGCGAACTGCGCACCGAGGGCCTGCTCGGCGAGGTGTCCAGCGGCGACCACACCGCGGTCAAGGAGGCGGTGCTGCCCTTCAACCGCTTCCCGGAGGCCGACCCGCTGCCCGGGCCCGAGATGCGTTCGACCGGCGAGGTGATGGGCATCGACCTGACGCCGGGCCTGGCCTTCGCCAAGGCCCAGCTGGCCGCCGGCGATCGCCTGCCCGAGGGCGGCTGCGTGTTCCTCTCGCTGGCCGACCGCGACAAGGTGGCCGGTTTGGAGGTGGCCCGCGGGCTGATCGGCCTCGGCTTCGAGCTGATGGCCACCGGCGGCACCGCCACCGCCCTGGCGGACGCAGGCATCGCCGTCACCGGCACGATCACCAAGGTGGCCGACGCCGATTCGGGCACCGAGGGTGCCACCGCCCCCGAGCTGATCGCCGACGGGGAGATCGGCCTGGTGATCAACACGCCGAGGGGTCGCGGCCCCCGGGCGGACGGTCACGAGATCCGCGAGGCGGCCGGTCGGCACAACGTGCCGCTGATGACGACGATCTCGGCCGCCTCCGCCGCCGTGCGGGGCATGTCCGACCGCCGGGCCCACCCGATGGCGGTGCGCACCCTGCAGGAGTACCAGGCCGGCGTCGACCGCAGTTCGGCGGCCGATCACCGTGCCGACGAGCCGGGCGCAGCGTCGGACCAACGTGGTTGA
- the nusB gene encoding transcription antitermination factor NusB: MPSPVLGGRREAREQALLLLYEAEIRSLGAEAMVADVVVEPDEYTAEVLAGVEANQERLDQLLGERTGDWPIHRLGAIDRAVLRLAVWELTERPDIPTAVVLNEAVELAKTYGTDDSGSFVNGVLATLADDVRSDGTGHGSAQRGDG, encoded by the coding sequence GTGCCGTCCCCGGTCCTCGGCGGCCGGCGCGAGGCGCGCGAGCAGGCGTTGCTGTTGTTGTACGAGGCGGAGATCCGCAGCCTCGGCGCCGAGGCGATGGTCGCCGACGTGGTCGTCGAACCCGACGAGTACACCGCCGAGGTGCTGGCCGGGGTGGAGGCCAACCAGGAACGCCTCGATCAACTGCTCGGCGAGCGCACGGGCGACTGGCCGATCCATCGCCTCGGGGCGATCGATCGGGCCGTGCTGCGGCTGGCCGTCTGGGAGCTGACCGAACGGCCCGACATCCCGACAGCGGTCGTGTTGAACGAGGCGGTCGAGCTGGCCAAGACCTACGGCACCGACGACTCGGGCAGCTTCGTCAACGGCGTGCTGGCCACGCTCGCCGACGACGTTCGATCCGACGGCACGGGCCACGGCTCGGCCCAGCGCGGCGATGGCTGA
- the efp gene encoding elongation factor P produces MAQISTADFKNGMTLDLDDGLFTLVEFQHVKPGKGHAFVRTKLKNVRTGAVLERTMRSGEKMERAIVDKNEMSMLYRDGADFVFMDSNTYEQLHVPPETVGDAADYLADNSTAVVVFYGDEIIGIDLPASVDLEITQTEPGVQGDRSSGGTKPATLSTGKTLQVPLFVNQSDTVKVDTRTGEYLTRA; encoded by the coding sequence ATGGCCCAAATCTCCACCGCCGACTTCAAGAACGGGATGACGCTCGACCTCGACGACGGGTTGTTCACCCTGGTGGAGTTCCAGCACGTGAAGCCCGGCAAGGGGCACGCCTTCGTGCGGACCAAGCTGAAGAACGTCCGCACCGGCGCCGTGCTCGAGCGCACGATGCGTTCCGGCGAGAAGATGGAGCGGGCCATCGTCGACAAGAACGAGATGTCGATGCTGTACCGGGACGGGGCCGACTTCGTCTTCATGGACTCCAACACCTACGAGCAGCTGCACGTGCCGCCCGAAACCGTGGGCGATGCAGCCGACTACCTGGCCGACAACTCCACCGCCGTCGTCGTGTTCTACGGCGACGAGATCATCGGCATCGACCTGCCGGCGTCGGTCGACCTCGAGATCACCCAGACCGAACCCGGCGTTCAGGGCGACCGCTCCTCGGGCGGCACCAAGCCGGCCACCCTGTCGACCGGCAAGACCCTCCAGGTCCCGTTGTTCGTCAACCAGTCCGACACGGTCAAGGTGGACACCCGAACCGGCGAGTACCTCACCCGTGCCTGA
- the carA gene encoding glutamine-hydrolyzing carbamoyl-phosphate synthase small subunit: MSVTEAALVLSDGSLFEGEAIGATPESGISSGEVVFNTVLSGYQEVLSDPSYAGQIVTFTYPHIGNTGTTDLDDESTRPSCAGIVVRDLARRHSSWRAELSLDEWLKRHGIAGIAGVDTRRLTRHLRNHGAVPGVFGTANETDLRAAASSATGTDNTDLTRLVTTPEPYVRPGGPRRVVAVDYGMKASLLAHLQPLATVTVVPAGSSSDDILALEPDGVFLSNGPGDPAAVTHAPAMIAELLGQVPVFGVCMGHQLLATALGASTYKLPFGHHGGNHPVQDTLTNTIEITSQNHNYCVDPQGIAGVELTHINLNDQTLEGFVGTEVAALGVQYHPEAGPGPHDSGYMFNRFAALMDARAT, from the coding sequence GTGAGCGTGACCGAGGCTGCACTGGTACTGAGCGATGGGTCGCTCTTTGAGGGAGAGGCGATCGGTGCCACCCCCGAGAGCGGGATCAGCAGCGGTGAGGTGGTGTTCAACACCGTGCTCTCCGGCTACCAGGAGGTGCTGTCCGACCCGAGCTACGCCGGTCAGATCGTCACCTTCACCTATCCCCACATCGGCAACACCGGAACGACCGACCTCGACGACGAGTCGACCCGGCCCAGCTGCGCCGGCATCGTCGTCCGCGACCTGGCCCGTCGCCACAGCAGCTGGCGCGCCGAGCTGAGCCTGGACGAGTGGCTGAAGCGCCACGGCATCGCCGGCATCGCCGGGGTGGACACCCGTCGCCTCACCCGTCACCTGCGCAACCACGGCGCAGTGCCGGGCGTATTCGGCACTGCGAACGAAACCGATCTGCGGGCCGCCGCATCCAGTGCCACCGGCACCGACAACACCGACCTGACCCGCTTGGTGACCACCCCGGAGCCCTATGTTCGCCCCGGTGGTCCCCGCCGGGTCGTCGCCGTTGACTACGGGATGAAGGCCAGCCTGTTGGCCCACCTCCAACCGCTCGCCACCGTCACCGTGGTGCCGGCCGGCTCGAGCTCCGATGACATCCTGGCCCTCGAGCCCGACGGCGTGTTTCTGTCCAACGGCCCCGGCGACCCGGCGGCGGTGACCCACGCCCCGGCGATGATCGCCGAACTGCTCGGGCAGGTGCCGGTCTTCGGCGTGTGCATGGGCCACCAGCTGCTGGCGACTGCCCTGGGGGCCAGCACCTACAAGCTGCCGTTCGGGCACCACGGCGGCAACCACCCGGTGCAGGACACGCTGACCAACACGATCGAGATCACCAGCCAGAACCACAACTACTGCGTCGACCCGCAGGGCATCGCCGGCGTGGAGCTCACCCACATCAACCTCAACGACCAGACCCTTGAGGGGTTCGTCGGCACCGAGGTGGCCGCCCTGGGCGTCCAGTACCACCCCGAAGCGGGCCCCGGCCCCCACGACAGCGGTTACATGTTCAACCGCTTTGCCGCGCTGATGGACGCCCGCGCTACCTGA
- the pyrR gene encoding bifunctional pyr operon transcriptional regulator/uracil phosphoribosyltransferase PyrR, whose protein sequence is MAERERRLARPYGGTFHPRVRVMDADDLDRARRRMAGEIIERNEGTGSLVLIGLQTGGIELARQLAVEVAALDTAASSEAVAAPPVGTLDVVMHRDDVGIRPLLPQAATSIPVDLTGMTVVLTDDVLFTGRTVRAALDALADWGRPRAVQLAVMVDRGHRELPIAPDYVGRVVPTRRVELVDVGPDGVDLGELVK, encoded by the coding sequence ATGGCTGAACGCGAACGGCGCCTGGCCCGGCCCTACGGGGGCACGTTTCATCCCCGCGTGCGGGTGATGGACGCCGACGATCTGGACCGTGCCCGGCGGCGCATGGCCGGCGAGATCATCGAACGCAACGAGGGCACCGGGTCGCTCGTGCTGATCGGGTTGCAGACCGGCGGCATCGAGCTGGCCCGCCAGCTGGCCGTCGAGGTGGCGGCGCTCGACACGGCCGCCAGCTCCGAAGCAGTCGCTGCGCCGCCGGTGGGCACCCTCGACGTGGTCATGCACCGCGACGACGTCGGCATCCGGCCGTTGCTGCCCCAGGCGGCCACCTCGATCCCGGTCGACCTCACCGGCATGACCGTCGTGCTCACCGATGACGTGTTGTTCACCGGGCGAACCGTGCGGGCGGCGCTCGACGCGCTGGCCGACTGGGGGCGTCCCAGGGCGGTGCAGCTGGCGGTCATGGTCGATCGCGGCCACCGGGAGCTGCCGATCGCGCCGGATTACGTCGGTCGGGTGGTGCCCACCCGCCGGGTGGAGCTGGTCGATGTCGGCCCCGACGGGGTCGACCTGGGCGAGCTGGTGAAGTGA
- a CDS encoding dihydroorotate dehydrogenase has protein sequence MCASGTAGHGAELGAFVDLAQLGAVVVKSLSAGPWPGNPAPRVHPLSTGMINSVGLEGPGIAAWAHDELPALRRARARVVVSIWGRSVEDYAVAADALAKHAPAGTASDPIVAVEINLSCPNLAGKKMFAHDVGAAADVITATAGLAYPRWAKLSPNTDALVAVAEACAGAGADAVTLTNTLLGLVIDTDSRRPALGGGGGGVSGPGLGPIAVRAVWEVARAMPELPIVGVGGVHDANSALQLLMAGASAVQVGTANFADPRATIRVLDELASWCDSHGVATIAELIGAAHP, from the coding sequence ATGTGCGCTTCGGGCACCGCCGGTCACGGGGCCGAACTCGGCGCCTTCGTCGACCTGGCCCAGCTCGGTGCGGTCGTGGTCAAGTCACTGTCGGCCGGCCCGTGGCCGGGCAACCCGGCGCCCAGGGTGCACCCGTTGAGCACCGGCATGATCAACTCGGTCGGGCTGGAAGGCCCCGGGATCGCCGCCTGGGCGCACGACGAGCTTCCTGCGCTCCGCCGGGCCCGAGCCCGGGTGGTCGTGTCGATCTGGGGTCGCAGCGTCGAGGACTACGCCGTCGCCGCCGACGCGCTCGCCAAACATGCGCCCGCCGGGACGGCGAGCGACCCGATCGTTGCGGTCGAGATCAACCTGTCGTGCCCAAACCTGGCCGGCAAGAAGATGTTTGCCCACGACGTCGGCGCCGCCGCCGACGTGATCACCGCCACCGCCGGGCTGGCATATCCCCGCTGGGCCAAGCTGTCGCCCAACACCGACGCGCTGGTGGCGGTGGCCGAGGCGTGCGCCGGGGCCGGGGCCGACGCGGTGACCCTGACCAACACCCTGCTCGGCCTGGTGATCGACACCGACAGTCGCCGCCCGGCGCTGGGCGGTGGCGGGGGAGGGGTGTCGGGGCCGGGCCTGGGCCCGATCGCTGTGCGGGCGGTGTGGGAGGTGGCCCGGGCCATGCCCGAGCTGCCCATCGTCGGCGTCGGCGGGGTGCACGATGCCAACTCGGCGTTGCAGCTGTTGATGGCCGGCGCCTCGGCGGTGCAGGTGGGCACCGCCAACTTCGCCGACCCCCGAGCGACGATCCGGGTGCTCGACGAGCTGGCGAGCTGGTGCGACAGCCATGGGGTGGCGACGATCGCCGAGCTGATCGGTGCGGCCCACCCATGA
- a CDS encoding DUF2505 family protein, whose translation MRFAVTQTYPISRDEVLEMYTGTEMWGELSGFTKVSVPEVVDRTKKGDLVTVRLRYRFIAPLPTAATAVVNRDKLVWIEETVTDLSAGTATVDFQPENYASKLAASAAIRYEQLDDAASRTVQGDLRVKVLFVGGQVEKAITSGLSDHLAQEERAVLDTLKPAG comes from the coding sequence ATGCGGTTTGCCGTCACCCAGACCTATCCGATCAGTCGCGATGAGGTGCTCGAGATGTACACCGGCACCGAGATGTGGGGGGAACTGTCCGGGTTCACCAAGGTGTCGGTGCCGGAGGTGGTCGACCGAACGAAGAAGGGCGACCTGGTGACGGTGCGCCTGCGCTACCGGTTCATCGCTCCCCTGCCCACTGCGGCGACCGCTGTGGTCAACCGCGACAAGTTGGTCTGGATCGAGGAGACGGTGACCGACCTCTCGGCCGGGACCGCCACCGTCGACTTCCAGCCCGAGAACTACGCCAGCAAGCTGGCGGCCTCGGCCGCAATTCGCTACGAGCAGCTCGACGACGCGGCCAGCCGGACCGTGCAAGGTGATCTGAGGGTCAAGGTGCTGTTCGTCGGCGGCCAAGTTGAAAAGGCCATCACCTCGGGGCTGAGCGATCACCTGGCCCAGGAGGAGCGTGCGGTGCTCGACACGCTCAAGCCCGCCGGCTAA
- a CDS encoding aspartate carbamoyltransferase catalytic subunit encodes MSDLLDIESLGRSGLEELHTLTDTMVEVSSRPIPKSPALRGRTVVSCFFEDSTRTRLSFEAAARRLSADVMGFSSGSSSMSKGESVRDTIMTIDAMRVDAYVVRHRSSGVPHQISRWTDASVINAGDGQHGHPTQALLDTYTLTRRLDRPGLDGMHVVMVGDVRHSRVARSNIAAMTALGAEVTLVAPPTLLPPEVASFPVRVGHDLDAALATADVVYVLRIQRERMSEALIPTLREYTATYGLTARRLGLIGADAHLMHPGPMVRGLEISSEAADDPRSLITAQVASGVPTRMAVLFWALVANPDTANPDTAGPAEPGQDIDGADTDRADGDRAGSGPPPPEEHR; translated from the coding sequence GTGAGCGACCTGCTGGACATCGAATCCCTTGGCCGATCCGGCCTCGAGGAGCTGCACACGCTGACCGACACGATGGTCGAGGTGAGCTCGCGGCCGATCCCCAAGAGCCCGGCGCTGCGGGGCCGCACCGTCGTCAGCTGCTTCTTCGAGGACTCGACCCGCACCCGGCTCAGCTTCGAGGCAGCGGCGCGCCGCCTGTCGGCCGACGTGATGGGGTTCTCGTCGGGCAGCTCGTCGATGAGCAAGGGCGAGTCGGTGCGAGACACGATTATGACGATCGACGCCATGCGGGTTGATGCCTACGTGGTGCGGCACCGTTCGTCGGGGGTTCCGCACCAGATCAGCCGCTGGACCGACGCCTCGGTGATCAACGCGGGCGATGGCCAGCACGGCCACCCCACCCAGGCGCTGCTCGACACCTACACGCTGACCCGACGCCTCGACCGGCCGGGCCTCGACGGCATGCACGTCGTCATGGTGGGCGATGTGCGCCACAGCCGGGTGGCCCGCTCGAACATCGCAGCGATGACCGCGCTTGGCGCCGAGGTGACGCTGGTCGCCCCGCCCACCCTGTTGCCTCCCGAGGTGGCCTCGTTTCCGGTGCGGGTCGGCCACGACCTGGACGCGGCGCTTGCCACCGCCGACGTCGTCTACGTGCTGAGGATCCAGCGGGAGCGCATGAGCGAGGCGCTGATCCCCACGCTGCGGGAGTACACCGCCACCTACGGGCTGACCGCCCGGCGCCTGGGGCTCATCGGCGCCGACGCCCACCTGATGCACCCCGGCCCGATGGTGCGAGGGCTCGAGATCTCGTCGGAGGCGGCCGACGATCCCCGCTCCCTGATCACCGCCCAGGTGGCCAGCGGCGTTCCCACCCGCATGGCGGTGCTGTTCTGGGCGTTGGTCGCCAACCCCGATACCGCCAACCCCGATACCGCCGGGCCTGCCGAGCCGGGCCAGGACATCGACGGAGCAGACACCGACCGAGCAGACGGCGACCGAGCAGGCAGCGGGCCGCCGCCCCCCGAGGAGCACCGATGA
- a CDS encoding dihydroorotase yields the protein MSTGPNPTVKLRGGRPWTPGDSGDGTSADVLVRDGLVAAVGPEATEATADITLDCGDCVVSPGLVDLHTHLRQPGKEEAETIESGGRAAALGGFTAVLAMPNTTPTIDSAEVVREVLELGRSAPCAVHTSGAITVDRAGERLAPMAEMAALGVSLFTDDGSGVQDDALMRRALEYAGGLGVILAQHCEVTSLSQGTCMHEGLVSSRLGLSGQPAEAEELMVMRDIALSRLTGTPVHFLHLSTARSVDLVRQAKAAGQAITAEAAPHHFTLTDEVCVGYDPLFKVHPPLRTPADVAAVKAGLADGTIDAIATDHAPHTPDSKELPFDQAPPGMLGLEYALALALTELDLPLDAVIELLSVRPAAIGRMGEQGRPVAVGAPANLCVIDPSAAWTIDDTGGASRSRNVPYAGRRVTGKVRHTVCAGEPVVIDGAPQR from the coding sequence ATGAGCACTGGTCCCAACCCGACGGTCAAGCTCCGGGGCGGACGCCCCTGGACACCGGGCGACAGCGGGGACGGCACATCCGCCGATGTCCTGGTGCGCGACGGCCTGGTGGCAGCCGTCGGCCCCGAGGCGACCGAGGCGACCGCCGACATCACGTTGGACTGCGGTGACTGCGTCGTCTCCCCGGGGCTCGTCGACCTGCACACGCACCTGCGCCAGCCGGGCAAGGAGGAGGCCGAGACGATCGAGAGCGGCGGTCGCGCCGCCGCCCTCGGCGGGTTCACCGCCGTGTTGGCCATGCCCAACACCACGCCGACGATCGACTCTGCCGAGGTGGTGCGCGAGGTGCTCGAGCTGGGTCGGTCCGCACCGTGCGCCGTGCATACCTCCGGTGCGATCACGGTCGACCGGGCGGGGGAGCGGTTGGCCCCGATGGCCGAGATGGCCGCCCTCGGCGTCTCGCTGTTCACCGATGACGGCAGCGGCGTGCAGGACGACGCGCTGATGCGTCGTGCGCTCGAGTACGCCGGCGGGCTGGGCGTCATCCTGGCCCAGCACTGCGAGGTGACCTCGTTGTCGCAGGGCACGTGCATGCACGAGGGCTTGGTCTCATCCCGCCTGGGTCTCAGCGGACAGCCGGCGGAGGCCGAGGAACTGATGGTGATGCGCGACATCGCGCTCAGCCGCCTGACCGGCACCCCGGTGCACTTCCTGCACCTCTCGACTGCCCGCTCGGTCGACCTGGTGCGTCAGGCGAAGGCCGCCGGCCAGGCGATCACCGCCGAGGCGGCCCCCCATCACTTCACGCTGACCGACGAGGTCTGTGTGGGTTACGACCCGCTCTTCAAGGTGCACCCGCCCCTGCGCACTCCAGCCGACGTGGCCGCGGTGAAGGCGGGCCTGGCCGACGGGACGATCGACGCCATCGCCACCGACCACGCCCCCCACACGCCGGACAGCAAGGAGCTGCCCTTCGACCAGGCCCCTCCCGGCATGCTGGGCCTGGAGTACGCGCTGGCGCTGGCGCTCACCGAGCTGGATCTGCCGCTCGATGCGGTGATCGAGTTGCTGTCGGTGCGCCCCGCCGCCATCGGCCGCATGGGCGAGCAGGGACGGCCGGTGGCGGTTGGGGCACCCGCCAACCTGTGCGTGATCGACCCGAGCGCCGCCTGGACGATCGACGACACCGGCGGTGCGTCCCGCAGCCGCAACGTGCCCTATGCGGGGCGTCGGGTGACCGGGAAGGTGCGCCACACGGTGTGCGCAGGCGAGCCGGTGGTGATCGACGGCGCGCCCCAACGCTGA